The proteins below are encoded in one region of Micromonospora yangpuensis:
- a CDS encoding HEAT repeat domain-containing protein — protein MLIGEVARRSGVSIRMLRHYDSLGLVRPTGRTTGGYREYSALDIRRIFHVESLRSLGLSLRQIGRALEDPAHTPAAVVGDLIRWTEQRLARDRELLDRLRTIDASTPSDWSDVLRVVELMRGLDSPSAARRQQSVLVPADEVPVPAELLAAAVLAEADPHVAGALRWALARAGDAGVAPLAAGIRSRHVEVRRRAVRAVAELPGDASTALLTEALDDPDPTVRRPAALTVGTRGGAGAVPTLVAMVVEGANDVEAAEVLGSLAAAPGNAERIVGALADEFAAHPGQPAVRIRLTQALVELPPGVADGLLRELAHDDDRVVAAIASAQLAAAGG, from the coding sequence GTGCTGATCGGTGAGGTGGCCCGCCGGTCGGGGGTGAGCATCCGGATGCTGCGGCACTACGACTCGCTCGGGCTGGTCCGCCCGACCGGCCGCACCACCGGCGGCTACCGGGAGTACTCGGCGCTCGACATCCGCCGGATCTTCCACGTGGAGAGCCTGCGGTCGCTGGGGCTGTCGCTGCGCCAGATCGGCCGGGCGCTGGAGGACCCCGCCCACACCCCGGCCGCCGTGGTCGGTGACCTGATCCGCTGGACCGAACAACGGCTGGCGCGGGACCGGGAACTGCTCGACCGGCTGCGGACCATCGACGCCTCGACCCCGTCGGACTGGTCGGACGTGCTGCGTGTCGTCGAGCTGATGCGGGGTCTCGACTCGCCCAGCGCCGCGCGCCGGCAGCAGAGCGTGCTGGTCCCGGCCGATGAGGTGCCGGTCCCCGCCGAACTGCTGGCCGCAGCCGTCCTGGCCGAGGCCGACCCGCACGTCGCCGGGGCGCTGCGGTGGGCGCTGGCCCGGGCGGGTGACGCCGGGGTGGCCCCGCTCGCCGCCGGGATCCGCTCCAGGCACGTCGAGGTCCGGCGGCGGGCGGTACGGGCGGTCGCCGAGCTACCCGGCGACGCGTCGACCGCCCTGCTCACCGAGGCCCTCGACGACCCGGACCCGACGGTCCGTCGGCCCGCCGCCCTGACCGTGGGCACCCGGGGCGGGGCCGGGGCCGTGCCCACCCTCGTCGCCATGGTGGTCGAGGGCGCCAACGACGTCGAGGCGGCCGAGGTGCTCGGGTCGCTGGCCGCCGCACCCGGCAACGCGGAGCGGATCGTCGGTGCCCTGGCCGACGAGTTCGCCGCCCACCCGGGGCAGCCGGCGGTGCGGATCCGGTTGACCCAGGCCCTCGTGGAGCTGCCCCCCGGGGTTGCCGACGGCCTCCTGCGGGAGTTGGCCCACGACGACGACCGGGTGGTCGCCGCCATCGCCTCGGCCCAGCTGGCAGCTGCCGGGGGATAG
- a CDS encoding DUF4139 domain-containing protein: MTTAELHAPIVAVTVYPDRARITRRGSARLAAGEHRLRLAPLPLGLHRDSIRVGGRGAATVLGVDVTTWRQARSADDQVSGWEQRHRELAEELAEIDDADEIEQQRGEFLGRLAERAGGTYARALAGGDASPADVAAFTDSVAGQLAESRARLRALARRRTELTEEQAVLQRHLDAAHGKREPDRLAAEVTVSASADDTELDLEVSYLVDGARWQPSYDLRLVEETMTVTWFGLVSQDTGEDWPECELALSTARPAAATAVPELSPWYLDRFRPAPPPPAPTASFGSPPPPGGGPALTGVAARAGRPRPKVREQVAEVEQGISAATYRPARPVAVPADGSAHRATIAVLELPTRTDYVTVPLRATEAHLRATVGNTSAHTFPPGPAAVFHGADFVATTRLPVWAPGEETELALGVDDRVRVERKLHRRTETRATLGSTRRRDVEYQITVANHTPRPATVEVRDQLPVSRDEAVVVRDTTLVPPPAERSELGEVVWRLRLGPGESGEIGLGFRVEIPKGVELTGWRE, from the coding sequence GTGACCACAGCGGAGTTGCACGCACCCATCGTCGCCGTCACCGTCTATCCGGACCGGGCCCGGATCACCCGCCGGGGCAGCGCCCGGCTGGCCGCCGGCGAACACCGGTTACGCCTGGCACCACTGCCGCTGGGGCTGCACCGCGACTCGATCCGGGTCGGCGGCCGGGGCGCGGCCACGGTGCTGGGCGTGGACGTGACCACCTGGCGGCAGGCCCGCAGCGCCGACGACCAGGTGAGTGGGTGGGAGCAACGGCACCGGGAGCTGGCCGAGGAGTTGGCCGAGATCGACGACGCCGACGAGATCGAGCAGCAGCGCGGCGAGTTCCTCGGCCGGCTGGCCGAGCGGGCCGGTGGCACGTACGCCCGGGCGTTGGCCGGCGGCGACGCGAGCCCGGCCGACGTGGCCGCCTTCACCGACTCGGTGGCCGGTCAGCTCGCCGAGTCCCGTGCCCGGCTACGCGCGCTGGCCCGGCGGCGCACCGAGCTGACCGAGGAACAGGCAGTGCTCCAGCGGCACCTGGACGCGGCGCACGGCAAGCGGGAGCCCGACCGGCTGGCCGCCGAGGTGACCGTCTCGGCCTCAGCCGACGACACCGAGCTGGACCTGGAGGTCAGCTACCTGGTGGACGGGGCCCGTTGGCAGCCCTCCTACGACCTGCGGCTGGTCGAGGAGACCATGACCGTTACCTGGTTCGGGCTGGTCAGCCAGGACACCGGGGAGGACTGGCCGGAGTGCGAGCTGGCGCTGTCGACCGCCCGGCCGGCGGCGGCGACCGCCGTACCCGAGTTGTCGCCCTGGTATCTGGACCGGTTCCGGCCCGCCCCGCCGCCGCCCGCGCCGACGGCCTCGTTCGGCTCGCCGCCACCGCCGGGCGGGGGCCCGGCGCTCACCGGGGTCGCGGCGCGGGCCGGTCGGCCCCGGCCGAAGGTGCGGGAGCAGGTCGCCGAGGTGGAGCAGGGCATCAGCGCCGCCACCTACCGGCCGGCCCGTCCGGTGGCGGTGCCGGCCGACGGCAGCGCGCACCGGGCCACCATCGCCGTCCTGGAGCTGCCGACGCGCACCGACTACGTGACCGTGCCACTTCGCGCCACCGAGGCGCACCTGCGGGCCACCGTCGGCAACACCTCCGCGCACACGTTCCCGCCCGGCCCGGCGGCGGTGTTCCACGGCGCCGACTTCGTCGCGACCACCCGGCTGCCCGTCTGGGCCCCCGGCGAGGAGACCGAGTTGGCGCTGGGGGTGGACGACCGGGTGCGGGTGGAGCGGAAGCTGCACCGGCGGACCGAGACCCGGGCCACCCTCGGCTCGACCCGCCGGCGGGACGTCGAGTACCAGATCACCGTGGCCAACCACACGCCCCGGCCGGCCACCGTCGAGGTACGCGACCAGCTGCCGGTCTCCCGCGACGAGGCGGTCGTCGTCCGGGACACCACGCTGGTGCCGCCGCCGGCCGAGCGCAGCGAACTGGGTGAGGTGGTCTGGCGGCTACGGTTGGGCCCGGGCGAGAGCGGCGAGATCGGCCTGGGGTTCCGGGTGGAGATCCCCAAGGGGGTCGAGCTGACCGGCTGGCGGGAATAG
- a CDS encoding flavin reductase family protein, protein MTAPAEPIEPVGPETFRSLLRQQAASVAVVTAAGAPPVGFTATSFTSVSLQPPLVSFCLARSSSSWPAVAGAAHVAVHLLGEDQRDIARTFATSGIDRFTASPGWRNGPYGVPLLPGPIAWLLCRVTQRVPAGDHVIVLAEPLTGQQTGGAPLLYHRGRYTGLRPPTQPTEGGTGAVGLPSPP, encoded by the coding sequence TTGACTGCCCCCGCCGAGCCGATCGAGCCGGTAGGTCCGGAGACGTTCCGCTCGCTTCTTCGCCAGCAGGCCGCATCCGTCGCGGTGGTCACCGCCGCAGGTGCCCCGCCGGTGGGATTCACCGCCACCTCGTTCACCTCGGTGTCGCTCCAACCGCCGCTGGTGTCGTTCTGTCTGGCCCGCTCATCCTCGAGCTGGCCGGCCGTGGCCGGCGCGGCGCACGTGGCGGTGCACCTGCTCGGTGAGGATCAGCGGGACATCGCCCGAACCTTCGCCACCAGTGGGATCGACCGGTTCACCGCATCCCCCGGTTGGCGGAACGGCCCGTACGGAGTGCCATTGCTACCCGGTCCGATCGCCTGGCTGCTCTGCCGGGTGACGCAGCGGGTGCCCGCCGGGGACCACGTGATCGTGCTGGCCGAACCCCTGACCGGTCAGCAGACCGGGGGCGCGCCGTTGCTCTACCACCGTGGGCGCTACACCGGACTACGGCCGCCTACGCAGCCGACGGAGGGCGGTACGGGCGCGGTTGGACTACCCTCGCCGCCGTGA
- a CDS encoding OsmC family protein yields MSTTATERQPAVLTLRTTPVVGRFVADGGEVTFTIDNGKLLDVVEHAGTAHYFLAGLAGCALNLIAARSVEWELPYPHLELSASYLVDADDSTRFEWIDLSFRFSGTAEELSRRYVDDFTARCPIYNTLVRGGAPIAVRLDAVG; encoded by the coding sequence ATGAGCACCACTGCCACCGAGCGCCAGCCGGCCGTGTTGACGCTGCGGACGACCCCGGTGGTGGGACGGTTCGTGGCCGACGGCGGGGAGGTGACCTTCACCATCGACAACGGCAAGCTGTTGGACGTCGTCGAACACGCGGGCACGGCGCACTACTTCCTGGCTGGCCTGGCGGGGTGTGCGCTGAACCTGATCGCGGCTCGCTCGGTGGAGTGGGAGTTGCCGTACCCGCACCTGGAGCTGTCCGCGTCGTACCTGGTCGACGCGGACGACAGCACCCGGTTCGAGTGGATCGACCTGAGCTTCAGGTTCTCCGGCACCGCCGAGGAACTGAGCCGACGCTACGTCGACGACTTCACCGCACGGTGCCCCATCTACAACACGCTCGTCCGGGGTGGCGCACCCATCGCCGTCCGCCTCGACGCGGTCGGCTGA